CGGGGTTTATCGATTGAATCTTGTAGTGTCCCATTACCTCTTAAGTAATCAATAAGTACTTCATTCAATGTCGTTGGTATTTTATTGCCACCCGGTGTTCCGATGCCCATGTAATAATCAGGCCCCACAACGATTGTAGGTGCCGTAAACGACCTTGGTTCTTTATGCTTACCTTTATAATTGGGACTTGCTGGATCATTTGAGAAATTAGATAATGAGTTATTCATATAAAACCCTTGCTTCATGTACTTTCCTGAACCGAAGAAACTAGACAACGTATTGGTCGTACTCGTCATTTTTCCATCTTTATCTATAACTACAAAATGCGTGGTACTTGTATTATCTACATTATTCGTATTGAAGTTACTATTCATATTTAATTCATTTAATTTGCCTAATAGATAATCTTGCGAGAGATATTCATCAAAATCTTGATCAGTTCCATTAACAACATCTCTATTTCGATACATCAAAGCTCTAGATTTTAGTACACCTGTAATGTAATCGAGTCTATTACTAGACGCATCGCCTTGCTCAGTTGCTTCATCTACCTTTAAACCTTGTAACATAAGTGTACCCCCAAGAGGATTAGATGCCGAATAAATTTTATTGCCCATATAATCTGTACTTACAGGTTCTTTGGCTTCGGTACGATAGCTTTTGAAGTCTTTTTCCGTGAGTTTATCATCCATTTGTTTAGATATTTTTTCACCTATATCATTATAAAAATAATCAGGTCCTTTATCGCGTATACCTTTAAGTGTCTCGGCAAGAGCTGGTTGTTTAATCACATCTCCCTCTCGTTTCGTTTTACTACCTTCAAAGAACGGTGAATTTCTATCAACGTCAGAACCATAGAGTTTTAAACTTCGCTCTAACTCAGAATCCACTTCAAATCCTTCTTCTGCTAATGGAATAACATCATTTAAAATATCCTTTTCTGCCATTTTGCCGCCAGCTTTATGTACATCATGCATACCTCTAACAAAACCAGGTGTGCCTGTTTGATCTTTATCTTTATAATCAAATGATGAGATATCTTTGTATTGCCACTGTTTTGGGGCGCTTCCAGTTTTACCATCATAATAAAGCATTGCACCACCGCCACCAAGACCAGAGGAATGTGGTTCCGTAATGGCCAATGCGTATGATACCCCGACAGACGCATCAATAGCATTGCCACCCTGCTTTAATATTTGATTACCAACTTTTGTCGCAATTGGATTATTAGATGCTACACCGTATTTCTTACTTGCATTGGATTGATCATGATCCACAATTTTATTTTCGTATAAATCATCTTTATTATAATTATCTTTTTTGGTAATAAAGAAAAAGATAATTGAAATAATAATTGTGAGGAGCAATATGACGATGAGCGTTTTTTTATTATAAATACTCATATTAACTTACTCCTTTAGATAAATAATGTTTGTTTTCTATTTTAAGTTCATAGTCTTCGTATTTATCAGTATCTTCATTCGACTTAACAAAAGTAATTAATAAGAAGATAATAAGGATAATTGATATAACTGTAATGGATAACCAGTGGTTTTTAAGATTCATAATGATAACCCCCTTTCACCTTTTTCAATTTCACTGAATCGCTATTAAGATTATTCAATAACTTAATTTCTTCAACTTTACTTGGTTGTGCCCTCGTAACCTTACCACCTTGTGATTTAATGGGTGTCACTAAGAAATTTGATTTTTTACCATCCCATTTTTGTTGTACTGTAATACCTTGTTGATTTTTAGAGAGGAAATTCTCAGATGTCACATTACCTAAACTATAAAATATATTTGTATGCTTATAGTTTTCCACTTTTTGAATAACAGTGTTGTGGCCAATGATTATGTCAGCTCCAGCATCTGATAGTGCATGAGCATATTTTTGCTGCCGGGCAGTTACATGTTTTTCGTCTGGGATACCCCAATCAACATTAACAACTACCATATCGTTATCTTCTTTTAATTTTTTTAATAGCGGCATAAAAATTTTCGGTTTCAAACTAATTGATGTAGTGTTTTTTAATGGATCTGAATAGTCGGAGTCGACATCTGTAAAATCCACACTAGCTATCTTTTGGCCTTTGACATTTTGTTGCACAGTTTTACTATTAATGGGATTAGAACCATTTCCAGTTAAAAAGTTATATCCCAGTTGTGCTTCAACATCCTTTTGTAAATCTCTTGCTTGTATATTATCTACTGAATTATTTATTAAATTTAAACTCTTAAGATTTAACTCTTTTAAATACAAAATATTATCAATATTTTCTTTCCTGTTCATCTTTGGATTATCGGCAAATTTAGATAAATGAAGGCTTGCTGTTGAATAATCACTTCCTTTCAAGATATCTTTAACTGCTCCAAATGTTTCATTGAGATCATTTTTTCTAATATTAGAATTCATGTTGATATTACCTAAGTAAGTTAAATTGATTTCATTATTTTGCTTAGGCATTGCCTCGACAGGAACACTTTTTTGTAACCTTAAAATTAATACTAAAAGTACAATTGCTGCTATTAAAACAAGCAATGTAAAAAGGAAATTATATCTTTTATGAAGTTTTGACCATTTCAGCACACGTTCATCAATTGTAAATCTTTTTGATTTCTTCATATTTACAAGCTCCTAACTAGTTAATAAAACTATAAAAGAATAAAATGACGTATGTAATACATGTCAATAACATACATGACGATAGTGTAATGATTACACCCTGCTTCTGAATCGTATTCGCAATGATACCTGGAATTACAATACCAATCCCTGACATTTCAACCATTTCAAATGGTGTTAATGGATAAATTAAATCGAAGAAAAATTTTAATATCATCCCGGTTAAAATCATTGCAGCAAACTTTCGACGGCCATACAAAATAACGTATTTACTGATACCATGGTTGACGATGAAATATGTAATACAGCTAATTATCAATACAGATAACAACATTACCGGTTGATCAAAAATTAAGGCTAAATAACCTGGCACAACCATACCTGCTGGTGTAATACCAAATTTTTCTGCAAATATGAGACTCAATACAATACCTACAAATAATGAGAAATATAATTCTGAACCTACCATATTAATTTATCCCTTCTATAAACTGCGCTAATTTTTTTCCTGGGCCATGAATATTACCTACACAGAACACCAAAGCATTTTCACACTCTGCATATAAACTTTTTTCAATTTCTCCAATATCACTATTTTCAAAGTTTAGATACTTTTTATCAGGATTGCGTTCCATGACCTCTGTAATCATTTGCGTACTTTTACCTGTACAAATTAAGGTGTCGAATTGTACGTCTTCGATAAAATCTTCAGCAAACATTTTTGTCCTATCCACCCTATCTGCACGACAATTTAATATGATAATTCTCTTTTTATATGGATAATTGTAAGATTCAACTTTTCTTAAAATGGCCTTAGAGGATTTCGTTTCATTTGCAGCGAAGGCATTTACATAAACATTCGTCGTATGATTTGCAGTGAAGTATTTAATTTCCACAGCTCCAGAATCAGGTGGCGCATTTAACATGCCTTGTAAAGCTATTTCTCTATCAATCCCTAAAGCCTCTGCCACACCTAAGGCAATTGCAACATTGTCAGGAAAGACTAAATAATCAAACTTCCTTAAATATGTTTCTGGTATTTCATCTTTATCAACAACGATAAGTTTCGATTTTCGCTTTTTTGCCACCTTGGCAAAATAGGAAGTATAGTCATCTTTCATGACGATAAGATGTCCTTTATAAGGTATCGTTGCTGTAAAAGATTGCGCCACATCTTT
The Staphylococcus kloosii genome window above contains:
- a CDS encoding gamma-glutamyltransferase, which encodes MSIYNKKTLIVILLLTIIISIIFFFITKKDNYNKDDLYENKIVDHDQSNASKKYGVASNNPIATKVGNQILKQGGNAIDASVGVSYALAITEPHSSGLGGGGAMLYYDGKTGSAPKQWQYKDISSFDYKDKDQTGTPGFVRGMHDVHKAGGKMAEKDILNDVIPLAEEGFEVDSELERSLKLYGSDVDRNSPFFEGSKTKREGDVIKQPALAETLKGIRDKGPDYFYNDIGEKISKQMDDKLTEKDFKSYRTEAKEPVSTDYMGNKIYSASNPLGGTLMLQGLKVDEATEQGDASSNRLDYITGVLKSRALMYRNRDVVNGTDQDFDEYLSQDYLLGKLNELNMNSNFNTNNVDNTSTTHFVVIDKDGKMTSTTNTLSSFFGSGKYMKQGFYMNNSLSNFSNDPASPNYKGKHKEPRSFTAPTIVVGPDYYMGIGTPGGNKIPTTLNEVLIDYLRGNGTLQDSIDKPRFYNDGGTIYYENATSKEDINIFKSLGFGIEEKRNDPNFGSVQGAIYNQKDKSVEIGQDVGNR
- a CDS encoding CapA family protein, with translation MKKSKRFTIDERVLKWSKLHKRYNFLFTLLVLIAAIVLLVLILRLQKSVPVEAMPKQNNEINLTYLGNINMNSNIRKNDLNETFGAVKDILKGSDYSTASLHLSKFADNPKMNRKENIDNILYLKELNLKSLNLINNSVDNIQARDLQKDVEAQLGYNFLTGNGSNPINSKTVQQNVKGQKIASVDFTDVDSDYSDPLKNTTSISLKPKIFMPLLKKLKEDNDMVVVNVDWGIPDEKHVTARQQKYAHALSDAGADIIIGHNTVIQKVENYKHTNIFYSLGNVTSENFLSKNQQGITVQQKWDGKKSNFLVTPIKSQGGKVTRAQPSKVEEIKLLNNLNSDSVKLKKVKGGYHYES
- the pgsC gene encoding poly-gamma-glutamate biosynthesis protein PgsC, whose amino-acid sequence is MVGSELYFSLFVGIVLSLIFAEKFGITPAGMVVPGYLALIFDQPVMLLSVLIISCITYFIVNHGISKYVILYGRRKFAAMILTGMILKFFFDLIYPLTPFEMVEMSGIGIVIPGIIANTIQKQGVIITLSSCMLLTCITYVILFFYSFIN
- the pgsB gene encoding poly-gamma-glutamate synthase PgsB; the protein is MLLIIICVVLIMWLGIVEKKNHSRRLAKIPLRININGIRGKSTITRLIYSILREDQYKVVGKTTGTDARMLYWFTSREYPVYRKPQGANIGEQRDIVQKVVKQKANALVNECMAVNPDYQITFQKDLVKANIGVIVNVMEDHMDVLGPTLKDVAQSFTATIPYKGHLIVMKDDYTSYFAKVAKKRKSKLIVVDKDEIPETYLRKFDYLVFPDNVAIALGVAEALGIDREIALQGMLNAPPDSGAVEIKYFTANHTTNVYVNAFAANETKSSKAILRKVESYNYPYKKRIIILNCRADRVDRTKMFAEDFIEDVQFDTLICTGKSTQMITEVMERNPDKKYLNFENSDIGEIEKSLYAECENALVFCVGNIHGPGKKLAQFIEGIN